Within the Desulfatiglans sp. genome, the region ATTGTTAATTATATGCATAATTCATTCTATTTCAGAAAAGGTATATTTTTTGATGTGTTGAAAAGGTGTTATTAATCATTTAACTCCCATTTTTGCAAAAGGAATCTTAAAATTGTTTCAACAGAACTAACAGCATATAATAACCATCATATATAAAATTTTTACAATTCAATAAATAATTATGATTGTTAATAACAATATATTACAGGAGATCGAAGCTCTGAAAAAAGAGAAGAATGCAATCATACTTGCTCACTATTATCAGACATCCGACATACAGGACATAGCAGATTTCATAGGCGACAGCCTGGCTCTCTCGCAGGAGGCTGCAAAGACAAAAGCTGATATGATAGTGTTTGCAGGCGTCAAATTTATGGCAGAAACAGCAAAGATACTTTCCCCTGAAAAAAAGGTAATAATACCTGATCTTCTTGCCGGATGTTCTTTGGCAGATTCATGCAAGAAGGAAGATTTTGAAAAATTCATTTCAGATAATCCGGGAAGAACGGTGGTGACATATGTGAATACAACTGCAGATATTAAGGCGCTGAGCGATATAGCATGTACTTCATCAAACGCCAGACAGATAATAGAATCATTGCCTGAAGATGAAAAGATAATCTTTGGACCGGACAGAAACCTGGGTAATTATATTAAGAGTCTTACAGGAAGGGATATACTTGTTTGGGACGGGGCCTGCCATGTGCATGAACAGTTCTCCCTGGAAGCAATACTGAAGATCAGGGAAGAAAATCCGGAAGCAAAAATAATTGCGCACCCTGAATGCGAAAAAACTGTCAGGCTTGTGGCAGACTATATAGGCTCAACCTCGGGTCTGCTTGCATTCGTTAAAAAGGATCCGGGTAAGGTATTCATTGTGGCAACCGAACCGGGCATTATTTACCAGATGAAAAAAGCAGAGCCGGAAAAAAAATTCATACCGGCACCTCCAAAAGATTCAACATGCGGTTGCAGCGAATGCAACTTCATGAAGCTTATCACACTTGAAAAGATATATAAATCACTTAAATTTGAAGAGCCGGAAGTAACTGTTGATCCGTCAATCATTGAACGTGCGGCAGTGCCTATCAGAAGAATGATTGAAATATCAGCTAAACTGGGCTTGTAAGATGAAGAAGAT harbors:
- the nadA gene encoding quinolinate synthase NadA, with product MIVNNNILQEIEALKKEKNAIILAHYYQTSDIQDIADFIGDSLALSQEAAKTKADMIVFAGVKFMAETAKILSPEKKVIIPDLLAGCSLADSCKKEDFEKFISDNPGRTVVTYVNTTADIKALSDIACTSSNARQIIESLPEDEKIIFGPDRNLGNYIKSLTGRDILVWDGACHVHEQFSLEAILKIREENPEAKIIAHPECEKTVRLVADYIGSTSGLLAFVKKDPGKVFIVATEPGIIYQMKKAEPEKKFIPAPPKDSTCGCSECNFMKLITLEKIYKSLKFEEPEVTVDPSIIERAAVPIRRMIEISAKLGL